The Saccharopolyspora gloriosae genome window below encodes:
- the lhgO gene encoding L-2-hydroxyglutarate oxidase — MAEDDVTIIGGGIVGLATAHALLRADPGKRITVLEKESAVGSHQTGRNSGVLHSGLYYPPGSAKARFARAGAEEMYRFCAEHGVPVRRLGKLVVATRAEQLPRLAELARRGAANGVRLSELDGSGIAEREPRVRGLRALLVPDAGITDFGAVSRVLADLLAERGVAVRRGTELVAARRDGDGLVLTTTTGEVRTRLAVNCAGLHSDTVAELAGTRPAARILPFRGEYYETTAAAHELVRALVYPVPDPAFPFLGVHFTRMIDGGLHVGPNAVPALAREGYDWRTWSGPHLRRLLGDPGLRSLAKRYWRTGAAEIARSAAKPLFVRAARELLPALRGADLVPAAAGVRAQAVRPDGTLVDDFLVHEDERWIHVLNAPSPAATASLRIGADIAERVTAHLG; from the coding sequence ATGGCCGAAGACGACGTGACGATCATCGGCGGCGGCATCGTGGGCTTGGCGACGGCGCACGCGCTGCTGCGGGCTGATCCCGGCAAGCGGATCACGGTGCTGGAGAAGGAATCCGCGGTGGGCTCGCACCAGACCGGCCGCAACTCCGGTGTGCTCCACAGTGGACTCTACTATCCGCCGGGCAGTGCGAAGGCGCGGTTCGCCCGGGCCGGCGCGGAGGAGATGTACCGGTTCTGCGCGGAGCACGGCGTGCCGGTCCGGCGCCTCGGGAAGCTGGTCGTGGCGACCCGCGCCGAGCAGCTCCCCCGGCTGGCCGAGCTCGCCCGGCGCGGCGCGGCCAACGGCGTCCGCCTGTCCGAACTGGACGGTTCGGGGATCGCCGAGCGGGAACCCCGGGTCCGGGGCTTGCGCGCGCTGCTGGTCCCGGACGCGGGCATCACGGACTTCGGCGCGGTGTCCCGGGTGCTCGCCGACCTGCTGGCCGAGCGCGGGGTGGCGGTGCGGCGCGGCACCGAGCTGGTCGCCGCGCGGCGCGACGGGGACGGGCTGGTGCTCACCACCACGACCGGCGAGGTCCGCACCCGGCTGGCTGTGAACTGCGCGGGCCTGCACAGCGACACCGTCGCCGAACTCGCCGGGACCAGGCCCGCCGCCCGGATCCTGCCGTTCCGCGGCGAGTACTACGAGACGACCGCGGCAGCCCACGAACTGGTGCGCGCGCTGGTGTACCCGGTGCCGGACCCGGCGTTCCCGTTCCTCGGCGTGCACTTCACGCGCATGATCGACGGCGGGCTGCACGTGGGCCCGAACGCCGTGCCGGCGCTGGCCCGCGAGGGCTACGACTGGCGGACCTGGTCCGGCCCGCACCTGCGGCGGCTGCTGGGCGACCCCGGCCTGCGCTCGCTGGCGAAGCGGTATTGGCGCACCGGCGCGGCGGAGATCGCGCGCTCGGCCGCCAAGCCGCTGTTCGTCCGAGCCGCCCGCGAGCTGCTGCCCGCGCTGCGCGGTGCCGACCTGGTGCCCGCGGCGGCGGGCGTGCGGGCGCAGGCGGTGCGCCCGGACGGGACCCTCGTCGACGACTTCCTGGTGCACGAGGACGAGCGGTGGATCCACGTCCTCAACGCCCCGTCGCCCGCCGCGACCGCGTCGCTGCGCATCGGCGCCGACATCGCCGAGAGGGTCACCGCCCATCTCGGCTGA
- the pepE gene encoding dipeptidase PepE: MVQLLLLSSSRVHASPGFLGHALPAITELMAGRERMLFVPYARRDFDDYARTAHSVLSSIGIKVDGLHRAADPVRAIASAEAVFLGGGNTFRLLATLQRQGLVRALRRAVLAGVPYLGSSAGTNAACPSLRTSNDMPIVQPASFAALGLVPFQINPHYLPPDPASTHRGETRDERLTEFLEHNDVPVLGLREGAWLRVRDQRADLGGTEPARLFTRRAPAHDLAPGTDLSHLLRTTPRYDLC, from the coding sequence GTGGTGCAGCTGCTCCTGCTGTCGAGTTCGCGAGTGCACGCCTCGCCCGGTTTCCTCGGGCACGCGCTGCCCGCGATCACGGAGCTGATGGCAGGCCGGGAACGCATGTTGTTCGTGCCCTACGCCCGCCGCGACTTCGACGACTACGCGCGCACCGCGCACTCGGTGCTGAGCTCCATCGGCATCAAGGTCGACGGCCTGCACCGCGCGGCCGACCCGGTGCGCGCCATCGCATCGGCCGAGGCGGTGTTCCTGGGCGGCGGCAACACGTTCCGCCTGCTCGCGACCCTGCAACGCCAAGGGCTCGTGCGGGCGCTGCGCCGCGCGGTGCTCGCCGGCGTGCCGTACCTGGGCTCCAGCGCGGGCACCAACGCGGCCTGCCCGAGCCTGCGGACCAGCAACGACATGCCGATCGTGCAGCCCGCCTCGTTCGCCGCGCTCGGCCTGGTGCCGTTCCAGATCAACCCGCACTACCTGCCGCCGGACCCGGCGAGCACGCACCGCGGCGAGACGCGCGACGAACGCCTCACCGAGTTCCTGGAGCACAACGACGTCCCGGTGCTCGGCCTCCGCGAGGGCGCGTGGCTGCGCGTCCGGGACCAGCGCGCCGACCTGGGCGGCACCGAACCGGCCCGCCTGTTCACCCGCCGCGCCCCGGCGCACGACCTCGCCCCCGGCACCGACCTGTCCCACCTCCTGCGCACCACCCCCCGCTACGACCTCTGCTGA
- a CDS encoding GNAT family N-acetyltransferase produces the protein MPQNSDHAITYAPPGASDHEALRAMARASFAATFGHLYDAAPFAAFLDRAYGPGGDMQRDLADPAVRWLVGFHRPEPIGYAKLTPLRAPAPAPSPGAVELQQIYVLQDWHGRGVAARLMEWALRTAAAEQAPEIHLTVFDHNERAKRFYRRYGFAEVGRCTFTLGDRVDDDRTWRRAL, from the coding sequence GTGCCGCAGAACTCGGACCACGCGATCACCTACGCCCCGCCTGGGGCGAGCGATCACGAGGCGCTGCGCGCCATGGCGAGAGCGTCGTTCGCCGCGACGTTCGGGCACCTCTACGACGCCGCGCCGTTCGCCGCCTTCCTCGACCGCGCTTACGGGCCCGGCGGCGACATGCAGCGGGATCTGGCCGACCCGGCGGTCCGCTGGCTGGTGGGGTTCCACCGGCCCGAGCCGATCGGGTACGCCAAGCTCACGCCGCTGCGGGCTCCGGCCCCGGCGCCCTCGCCCGGTGCCGTCGAGTTGCAGCAGATCTACGTGCTGCAGGACTGGCACGGCCGCGGTGTGGCCGCTCGGCTCATGGAGTGGGCGTTGCGCACCGCCGCCGCGGAGCAGGCGCCGGAAATCCACCTCACGGTCTTCGACCACAACGAGCGCGCGAAGCGCTTCTACCGCCGGTACGGCTTCGCCGAGGTCGGACGCTGCACCTTCACCCTCGGCGACCGAGTCGACGACGACCGAACCTGGCGTCGCGCCCTCTGA
- a CDS encoding TIGR02611 family protein, which yields MAPDDDTPQPRRRWHRLRRGLRARRERIRANPTLNTTYRVALGGFGTIVLIVGIIAIPYPGPGWLIVFAGLGILATEFHWAHRVNMFTKRHYRRWVNWLGRQHWTVKLGIAALTGVIVVLTLWLLGMYATIGHWFGVRWPWLTSPLFGH from the coding sequence ATGGCCCCGGACGACGACACCCCGCAGCCCCGCCGCAGGTGGCACAGGCTCCGCCGGGGCCTGCGAGCTCGACGCGAACGCATCCGCGCCAACCCCACGCTGAACACGACCTACCGGGTCGCACTCGGCGGGTTCGGCACGATCGTGCTCATCGTCGGCATCATCGCGATCCCGTACCCCGGCCCCGGCTGGCTCATCGTGTTCGCCGGGCTCGGCATCCTCGCCACCGAGTTCCACTGGGCGCACCGCGTCAACATGTTCACCAAGCGCCACTACCGCCGCTGGGTCAACTGGCTCGGCAGGCAGCACTGGACGGTCAAGCTCGGCATCGCCGCCCTGACCGGCGTCATCGTGGTCCTGACGCTCTGGTTGCTCGGCATGTACGCCACGATCGGACACTGGTTCGGAGTGCGCTGGCCGTGGTTGACCTCCCCCCTGTTCGGGCACTGA
- a CDS encoding SsgA family sporulation/cell division regulator: MRNDHVTLRSTAVFDLLAPQTPAVPVQVELRYDTRDPYAVVAAFRTGRAGWVEWVFARDLLADGLIAHAGEGDVSIRPAVDDPEVVAIELSSPSGHAVFEASAQELADFLDRTYDVVVPGNENLWVNVDDALTRLLPHDLS; the protein is encoded by the coding sequence ATGCGAAACGATCACGTGACACTCCGTTCGACGGCGGTGTTCGATCTGCTGGCCCCGCAGACACCTGCGGTGCCCGTCCAGGTCGAACTGCGCTACGACACCCGCGACCCCTACGCGGTGGTGGCCGCGTTCCGCACCGGCCGGGCCGGTTGGGTCGAGTGGGTGTTCGCCCGCGACCTGCTCGCGGACGGCCTGATCGCGCACGCGGGCGAAGGGGATGTGAGCATCCGGCCCGCGGTCGACGACCCCGAGGTCGTCGCGATCGAGCTCAGCTCGCCGTCCGGGCACGCGGTCTTCGAGGCCTCGGCGCAGGAGCTGGCGGACTTCCTGGACCGCACCTACGACGTCGTGGTGCCGGGCAACGAGAACCTGTGGGTCAACGTCGACGACGCGCTGACCCGGTTGCTGCCGCACGACCTGTCCTGA
- a CDS encoding acyl-CoA dehydrogenase family protein, with protein sequence MVQLGAEAGAEVPAFDRPPGTELRRLVAEGDLDFPMPGEGGTRRRWSLLAAHGRRDLSLARLVEGHTDAVAILHEAGRKAVPGAVYGVWASRAGGRGAWCDDARRVLTGTVPMCSGANAVDRALLVARPGAAEDSGCDVLFDLPVEPGTARPVVGSWRAAGMAESDTLDVVLRDLPWSDDSVVAEPGFYTERPGFRLGGAGVAAVWFGGVLGLWDSVVANLRASSPDPHKTANLGALRLVVEQADAVLARAADEVDAGAEPAARSVVLRCRCAAEDAARRALDLAPRITGPAAFARDARFSRHLADLQVYVRQHSTERELADWGGQALDGDPGADA encoded by the coding sequence ATGGTGCAGCTCGGGGCGGAGGCCGGTGCGGAGGTCCCTGCCTTCGATCGTCCGCCGGGGACCGAGCTGCGCCGGCTGGTCGCGGAAGGCGATCTCGACTTCCCGATGCCGGGCGAGGGCGGCACCCGGCGCCGGTGGTCGTTGCTGGCCGCGCACGGCCGCCGCGACCTGTCGCTGGCCAGGCTGGTGGAAGGGCACACCGATGCGGTGGCGATCTTGCACGAGGCCGGGCGGAAAGCGGTGCCGGGCGCCGTCTACGGGGTGTGGGCCTCCCGCGCGGGAGGGCGGGGCGCGTGGTGCGACGACGCGCGCCGCGTGCTCACGGGAACGGTGCCGATGTGCTCGGGAGCCAACGCGGTCGACCGGGCGCTGCTGGTGGCTCGTCCCGGTGCAGCGGAGGATTCGGGCTGCGACGTGCTGTTCGACCTCCCGGTCGAACCCGGCACCGCGCGTCCGGTCGTCGGTAGTTGGCGAGCGGCGGGCATGGCCGAGTCCGACACGCTCGACGTCGTGCTGCGCGACCTGCCGTGGTCCGACGACTCGGTGGTCGCCGAACCGGGTTTCTACACCGAGCGCCCCGGGTTCCGGCTCGGCGGCGCCGGAGTGGCGGCCGTGTGGTTCGGCGGCGTGCTCGGGCTGTGGGACTCGGTCGTCGCGAACCTCCGGGCTTCGAGCCCGGATCCGCACAAGACGGCGAACCTGGGGGCGCTGCGGTTGGTGGTGGAGCAGGCCGACGCGGTGTTGGCGCGCGCCGCCGACGAGGTCGACGCGGGTGCCGAGCCCGCAGCGCGGTCGGTGGTGCTGCGATGCCGCTGCGCGGCCGAGGACGCCGCCCGCCGGGCGCTGGACCTGGCGCCTCGCATCACCGGTCCCGCCGCGTTCGCGCGGGACGCCCGGTTCTCCCGGCATCTCGCCGACCTGCAGGTCTACGTGCGCCAGCACAGCACGGAACGCGAGCTCGCCGACTGGGGCGGGCAGGCGCTCGACGGTGATCCGGGAGCGGACGCGTGA
- a CDS encoding bifunctional PIG-L family deacetylase/class I SAM-dependent methyltransferase, translated as MTAGPGRALPLLDTGGWGRVAVVSAHPDDESLGVGGLLQVLREQGTRLDLVVATDGEAAYPALDERGRRELAATRRRELHAALEVHGIDESPVCWLGFPDSELAQHEDDLVEQLRGLLVDADVCLVPWPGDPHPDHQAIGRAVLRAARPSARVWGYPIWAWHWKDGPAFPWGDAAEQPLNPVHRQRKAAGLAAFTSQTATGPNGEDPVLPADVLAHFAGEREVLFAQPRQGTPPERFAELYDSHAEPWDVHSWYERRKQRLAVACLPEPRYATALEPACGTGELTRLLASRCDRVLASDADGAAVERARAKLRDHPAVHVEQRALPGRFGRAEVDLLVWSEILYYLGDDALTETIGEGLRALRPGGDVLAVHWRHQAHDAPHDGPEVHRRLDAHPELVPVAFYADADFLVSALRRR; from the coding sequence GTGACCGCGGGCCCGGGGCGCGCCCTGCCTCTGCTCGACACCGGCGGGTGGGGCCGCGTCGCGGTGGTCTCGGCGCACCCGGATGACGAGAGCCTCGGCGTGGGCGGCCTGCTGCAGGTCCTGCGCGAGCAGGGAACCCGGTTGGACCTCGTGGTGGCCACCGATGGGGAGGCGGCCTACCCCGCGCTCGACGAACGGGGGCGCCGGGAACTCGCCGCCACCCGGCGCCGGGAGCTGCACGCCGCGCTGGAGGTGCACGGCATCGACGAGTCGCCGGTGTGCTGGCTGGGGTTTCCCGACTCGGAGCTCGCGCAGCACGAGGACGACCTGGTCGAGCAGCTGCGCGGGCTGCTGGTCGATGCCGACGTCTGCCTCGTCCCCTGGCCGGGGGATCCGCACCCCGATCACCAGGCGATCGGCCGCGCCGTCCTCCGCGCGGCGCGGCCCTCGGCGCGGGTGTGGGGCTACCCGATCTGGGCGTGGCACTGGAAGGACGGGCCCGCCTTCCCGTGGGGCGATGCGGCGGAGCAGCCGCTGAATCCGGTGCACCGGCAGCGGAAGGCCGCCGGGCTGGCCGCGTTCACCTCGCAGACCGCGACCGGGCCGAACGGGGAAGACCCCGTCCTGCCCGCCGACGTGCTGGCGCACTTCGCGGGGGAGCGCGAAGTGCTGTTCGCGCAGCCCCGCCAGGGCACCCCGCCGGAGCGATTCGCCGAGCTCTACGACTCCCACGCCGAACCCTGGGACGTGCACTCCTGGTACGAGCGGCGCAAGCAGCGGCTCGCCGTGGCGTGCCTGCCCGAACCCCGGTACGCGACCGCGCTCGAACCCGCGTGCGGCACCGGTGAGCTCACGCGGTTGCTCGCCTCCCGCTGCGACCGCGTGCTGGCCTCGGACGCCGACGGCGCCGCGGTGGAGCGGGCCCGCGCCAAGCTCCGCGACCACCCTGCGGTCCACGTGGAGCAGCGGGCGCTGCCGGGGCGCTTCGGGCGCGCGGAGGTGGATCTGCTGGTGTGGAGCGAGATCCTCTACTACCTCGGGGACGACGCGCTGACCGAGACCATCGGCGAAGGCCTGCGGGCGCTGCGCCCCGGCGGCGACGTGCTGGCGGTGCACTGGCGGCACCAGGCCCACGACGCGCCGCACGACGGCCCCGAGGTGCACCGCAGGCTCGACGCGCATCCGGAGCTGGTGCCCGTGGCGTTCTACGCCGACGCCGACTTCCTCGTCTCCGCGTTGCGGCGCCGATGA
- a CDS encoding glycosyltransferase produces MSGEVDAVAVVVPAHDEAATVEACVRSVIAAARRSRLRLPVSVCVVADRCTDGTERLARDAGDGFDRFATVPRARPRPLGDVRNLGVRCARALLPRVRAERLWLLHTDADGTVPVTWIDDHLRHAFDGADAVAGRADVQDYSAITVRAQHRYQEHVRRGEDRFTHSHVYGANLGVRADVFRAVGGFPEVFTGEDHGLWLKLAEAGAAVRQPNDVRVRTSGRTRGRAPGGLAALLRTLTCEGTISSPR; encoded by the coding sequence ATGAGCGGCGAAGTGGACGCCGTCGCGGTGGTCGTTCCGGCGCACGACGAGGCGGCGACCGTCGAAGCCTGCGTGCGCAGCGTCATCGCCGCCGCGCGCCGCTCCCGCCTGCGCCTGCCGGTGTCGGTGTGCGTGGTCGCCGACCGCTGCACCGACGGCACCGAACGCCTCGCGCGGGACGCGGGGGACGGGTTCGACCGGTTCGCGACCGTGCCCAGGGCCCGGCCCCGACCGCTCGGCGACGTGCGCAACCTCGGCGTCCGGTGCGCGAGGGCGCTGCTGCCGCGAGTGCGCGCCGAGCGGCTCTGGCTGCTGCACACCGACGCCGACGGCACGGTGCCGGTGACGTGGATCGACGACCACCTGCGGCACGCGTTCGACGGAGCCGACGCCGTGGCCGGGCGGGCCGACGTGCAGGACTACAGCGCGATCACCGTGCGCGCGCAGCACCGCTACCAGGAACACGTCCGACGCGGTGAGGACCGGTTCACGCATTCCCACGTCTACGGGGCCAACCTCGGCGTGCGCGCGGACGTCTTCCGCGCCGTCGGCGGCTTCCCCGAGGTGTTCACCGGCGAAGATCACGGCCTGTGGCTGAAGCTCGCCGAAGCGGGGGCGGCGGTGCGCCAACCGAACGACGTGCGCGTGCGCACCAGCGGGCGCACCCGAGGGCGGGCGCCGGGTGGCTTGGCGGCGCTGCTGCGGACGTTGACTTGCGAGGGAACGATCAGCTCGCCGCGTTGA
- a CDS encoding sigma-54-dependent Fis family transcriptional regulator, with amino-acid sequence MSWRRVEMAGLDPSAEFKTVAHEIDPRSSLLVGAAPVLEDLEQSLRGSNYSTLLVDRDCRVVRRWFDDPRVESGLDSLALVPGASLLEETIGTNALGTAMAIRQAISINGREHFAKSLQGFSCYGHPIRHPLTKRIEGVLDITAITDQASPLLPPLISRAAHDIEQRLLDGSRTSEKDLLQAFQGAAGLRRRAIVAIGEDIVLSNQAANDLLGPSDVALLRALLEEVQREEQTFELTLESGAPVSIEISRVGNARRGALVRVDRVSGDRARAVRSRSRTRLEEVGAPRLITGVPGTGRSTRARELAAEQPPLRVMRPGAALLEGHAEWAAEFERAMRRPNGTVCVDGIDLLPDELLDLVVNWVDHDGRPDLMFIAGPISGLTGRAAALAGTAMIREELVPLSARRTDIPSLAATMMSEIAPDRALHMTPSLIGALAAQSWPGNLRELKAVIHHLTRQRSVGALTVADLPEQYRATSPEHPLTALDQAKRDVIVTALKAADGNKVRAAEQLGMSRTTLYARMKSLRITTY; translated from the coding sequence ATGTCCTGGCGGCGAGTGGAGATGGCCGGGCTCGACCCGTCGGCGGAGTTCAAGACGGTCGCCCACGAGATCGATCCGCGCAGCTCGCTGCTGGTCGGCGCGGCCCCGGTGCTGGAAGATCTGGAGCAGAGCCTGCGGGGGAGCAACTACTCGACCCTGCTGGTGGATCGAGATTGCCGCGTCGTGCGCCGGTGGTTCGACGATCCACGTGTCGAGAGCGGCCTGGACTCGCTCGCCCTCGTTCCGGGAGCCAGTCTCCTCGAGGAGACGATCGGCACCAACGCGCTGGGCACCGCGATGGCCATCCGGCAGGCCATCAGCATCAACGGACGCGAGCACTTCGCGAAGTCCCTGCAAGGTTTCAGCTGCTACGGCCATCCGATCAGGCATCCGCTGACCAAGCGCATCGAAGGAGTCCTCGACATCACGGCGATCACCGACCAGGCCAGCCCCCTGCTGCCGCCGTTGATCTCCCGCGCGGCCCACGACATCGAGCAGCGCCTGCTGGACGGAAGCCGGACCTCGGAGAAGGACCTGCTGCAGGCGTTCCAGGGCGCGGCGGGCCTGCGGCGGCGGGCGATAGTCGCCATCGGTGAGGACATCGTGCTGTCGAACCAGGCGGCCAACGATCTGCTCGGCCCCAGCGATGTCGCGCTGCTGCGCGCCCTCCTGGAAGAGGTGCAGCGCGAAGAGCAGACCTTCGAGCTCACGCTCGAATCAGGCGCCCCCGTCAGCATCGAGATCTCCCGGGTGGGCAACGCCCGCCGCGGCGCGCTGGTGCGGGTGGACCGGGTCAGCGGTGATCGGGCACGGGCCGTGCGGAGTCGCTCCCGGACGCGGCTGGAGGAGGTCGGCGCTCCCCGCCTCATCACCGGAGTCCCGGGAACCGGCCGGTCGACCCGAGCGCGCGAGCTGGCCGCCGAGCAGCCCCCGTTGAGGGTCATGCGGCCGGGCGCGGCCTTGCTGGAAGGGCACGCCGAATGGGCCGCCGAGTTCGAGAGGGCGATGCGCCGTCCGAACGGGACGGTGTGCGTGGACGGCATCGACCTGCTCCCCGACGAATTGCTCGACCTCGTCGTCAACTGGGTCGATCACGACGGCCGACCGGATCTGATGTTCATAGCGGGACCGATCTCAGGGCTCACCGGCCGCGCGGCGGCATTGGCGGGTACGGCGATGATCCGCGAAGAACTCGTGCCGCTTTCGGCCCGGCGCACGGACATTCCCAGCCTGGCCGCGACGATGATGAGCGAGATCGCCCCCGATCGGGCTTTGCACATGACCCCGAGCCTCATCGGAGCACTCGCCGCCCAGTCGTGGCCGGGGAACCTCCGCGAGCTCAAGGCCGTGATCCACCACCTGACGCGGCAACGGTCCGTCGGCGCGCTCACGGTGGCCGATCTTCCCGAGCAGTACCGGGCGACCTCGCCGGAGCACCCGTTGACGGCGTTGGACCAGGCGAAGCGGGACGTGATCGTCACGGCGCTCAAGGCCGCGGACGGCAACAAGGTTCGGGCGGCCGAGCAACTGGGCATGTCGCGCACGACCCTCTACGCGCGCATGAAATCGCTGCGCATCACGACGTACTGA
- a CDS encoding molybdopterin cofactor-binding domain-containing protein — translation MARRKFLGYLVGGSGLVAAANVGLLGSPPEAAAAVPTAPVPAELADLNDVLSAAALPTSQLITVEVHEDGTASFELPRAEVGQGITTSIAMIVAEELELPLDKVDVSLAPARPELLFNQLTGGSNTIFAMYTPVRVAAAIAKGALLEAASNLLGDTVDALQAKAGEIIGVGGKSVTYGELVSKAAVPRTTPREVVLKPVAEYNVVGTPQPRKDARAAITGQKQFAMDLAVDGALPAMICRAPTVHGTPKAVRNAAEVKAMNGVTHVEQVPTGVAVRAQTFGQCIDAIRALQVDWNPGTAEGESDESILAEVHGAELPMVVPQVPVLTETLDYGFEFYTRSGSPLEPNCAVADIRADGGTVWASAKSPIAAREEIAAAVGLPVDKLVFNVVEGGGSFGRKLFFDGALEAAHVSKACQAPVRLMWHRADEPRQGRSHPITTSRIRVTRLADQVLTYEHRHTGVAVDLTHGLGEAITAGAAKLPVAGNLTFAETIFTTTQYLPYDFGVVDQLLLETGAHDRFPTSAVRNVYSPDVRAANELVVDRLAERMGKDPYEFRMGFLREERVRRVLEKVAEEGEWGKRMPEHCAQGIAIHEEYKGATACLVEIDCRPETVNRRIRDARTGPLVTKVTFAVDPGLAINPTGVEAQMQGGISDGIALALTNSSHLADGHFLEASWDNSAYTRQWNTPRDIQVFVMPSEHPPGGAGEAGVAATFAATACAYGRAVGEMPTYFPINHKEPLHFEPKSFVPPVPESPTDGLTHTF, via the coding sequence ATGGCAAGGCGGAAGTTCCTCGGATACCTGGTCGGGGGCTCCGGTCTGGTCGCCGCGGCCAACGTAGGACTGCTCGGTTCGCCGCCGGAGGCGGCGGCAGCGGTACCCACCGCGCCCGTTCCCGCCGAGCTCGCGGACCTCAACGACGTGCTCAGCGCAGCCGCGCTGCCCACCTCGCAACTGATCACCGTCGAGGTGCACGAGGACGGCACCGCGTCGTTCGAGCTGCCGCGGGCCGAGGTCGGCCAGGGCATCACCACCTCGATCGCGATGATCGTCGCCGAGGAGCTCGAACTGCCGCTGGACAAGGTCGACGTATCGCTGGCCCCGGCCCGCCCGGAGTTGCTGTTCAACCAGCTCACCGGTGGGTCGAACACCATCTTCGCGATGTACACCCCCGTCCGGGTCGCGGCGGCCATCGCCAAGGGGGCACTGCTGGAAGCCGCGTCGAACCTGCTCGGCGACACCGTCGACGCGCTGCAGGCGAAGGCGGGCGAGATCATCGGCGTCGGCGGCAAGAGCGTCACCTACGGCGAACTGGTGTCGAAGGCCGCGGTGCCGCGGACGACGCCGCGGGAAGTCGTGCTCAAGCCGGTCGCCGAGTACAACGTGGTCGGCACTCCGCAGCCGCGCAAGGACGCCCGCGCGGCGATCACCGGCCAGAAGCAGTTCGCGATGGACCTCGCGGTCGACGGCGCGCTGCCCGCGATGATCTGCCGTGCGCCGACGGTCCACGGCACCCCCAAGGCGGTGCGCAACGCCGCTGAGGTCAAGGCCATGAACGGCGTCACGCACGTCGAACAGGTCCCGACCGGTGTCGCCGTCCGGGCGCAGACCTTCGGCCAGTGCATCGACGCCATCCGGGCGCTGCAGGTCGATTGGAACCCCGGCACGGCCGAGGGCGAGTCCGACGAGTCGATCCTGGCCGAAGTCCACGGGGCGGAACTGCCGATGGTGGTGCCGCAGGTCCCGGTGCTGACCGAGACGTTGGACTACGGCTTCGAGTTCTACACGCGCAGCGGCTCACCGCTCGAACCGAACTGCGCGGTCGCCGACATCCGCGCGGACGGTGGAACCGTCTGGGCCTCCGCGAAGTCACCGATCGCGGCGCGGGAGGAGATCGCCGCCGCGGTGGGATTGCCCGTCGACAAGCTCGTGTTCAACGTGGTCGAGGGCGGCGGTTCCTTCGGCCGGAAGCTGTTCTTCGACGGGGCGCTGGAAGCCGCGCACGTGTCGAAGGCGTGCCAGGCGCCGGTGCGGCTGATGTGGCACCGCGCCGACGAACCCCGCCAGGGCCGCTCGCACCCGATCACCACCTCGCGCATCCGGGTCACCCGGCTCGCCGATCAGGTGCTGACCTACGAACACCGGCACACCGGAGTGGCCGTCGACCTGACGCACGGTCTCGGTGAGGCGATCACCGCCGGAGCCGCGAAGCTGCCGGTCGCGGGCAACCTCACGTTCGCCGAGACGATCTTCACGACGACCCAGTACCTGCCGTACGACTTCGGCGTCGTCGATCAGCTGCTCCTGGAGACCGGTGCCCACGACCGGTTCCCGACCAGCGCCGTGCGCAACGTCTACTCACCGGATGTGCGTGCCGCCAACGAGCTGGTGGTCGACCGGCTCGCCGAGCGCATGGGCAAGGACCCCTACGAGTTCCGGATGGGTTTCCTGCGCGAGGAGCGCGTGCGGCGCGTGCTGGAGAAGGTCGCCGAGGAAGGCGAATGGGGCAAGCGGATGCCGGAGCACTGTGCCCAGGGCATCGCGATCCACGAGGAGTACAAGGGCGCGACGGCCTGCTTGGTGGAGATCGACTGCCGGCCGGAGACCGTGAACCGGCGGATTCGCGACGCGCGGACGGGCCCGCTGGTCACCAAGGTGACGTTCGCCGTCGACCCCGGCCTGGCCATCAACCCCACCGGCGTCGAAGCGCAGATGCAGGGCGGCATCTCCGACGGGATCGCGTTGGCCCTGACCAACTCCAGCCATCTCGCCGACGGTCACTTCCTGGAAGCCAGCTGGGACAACTCGGCTTACACGAGGCAGTGGAACACCCCGCGCGACATCCAGGTGTTCGTCATGCCGTCCGAGCATCCGCCGGGCGGCGCGGGCGAAGCCGGTGTCGCGGCGACCTTCGCGGCGACGGCGTGCGCCTACGGCCGCGCGGTCGGCGAGATGCCGACCTACTTCCCGATCAACCACAAGGAACCGCTCCACTTCGAACCGAAGTCCTTCGTCCCGCCGGTCCCGGAGTCCCCGACCGACGGCCTCACCCACACCTTCTGA